In a single window of the Pseudomonadota bacterium genome:
- a CDS encoding efflux RND transporter permease subunit: MIFLSLLVLGGLSARLLPLEMLPSIDAPFLFIDMRYPGSTPRETERLITRPAEEALATLKGVKFINSNSTPEGSQVFMAFDWGKDTTVQAVEARERLDAIRDELPADLRRINVFKFNTSDEAMLTLRISSQRDLSESYEMLTRNLVRPIERLEGVARVELQGVEPREIRIELSADRVDAMGINLGELSTRLEAANFAASAGLISDGGQRLRVNPVGEFRSIDEIRNLVINSRGTRLGDIASISFEPMERTYERHLDQNYAIGLEIHRERGANLVATAERILAQVAESGTSEEMQGIELFFLENQAEGVLSSLQDLLSAGLLGALLSMVVLYLFLRNVVTTLLVALAVPISITVALGAMFLAGFTLNILSMMGLMLAVGMLVDNAVVVSEAIFTEREKTPDDPVGSAERGVSSVGLAVLAGTLTSMAVFLPNLFGEMSEIKIFLQHVAFAICLSLLMSLVIAQTLIPLVTTRVKAPAERRRNWIDRLKEHYARFLGWTLGHRWPAWGAIFLILFSVASPISVVKTDMFPSEEDRDLFLRYNLDQRYPLDKVRPAVDLIEDYLYANQERFEIDKVYTYFSEDGEAQSSILLKDVDSAKLSSEKIKEMIREDLPKIAIGKPSFDQQRSAGAEGVSLSITGESSERLAELADGVVFALSQIRGLEDVKTDLGAGDREVSVTVDRDKAARYGISAQTVAQAIAVALRGTQLSDYRGPDGEVPVTLRFAESDTQTVDHIQSLKLTASNGQEVPLSALVRMAVRSGPRNINRQDRETGLGITATLNNKTMDQARDDIKQVMDQLQLPAGYGWKFGRGFQFNDDTANKMVINILLAILFIYIIMAALFESVLHPLSIVSGIIFSVVGVYWFFLLTQTTFSLMALIGILVLIGVVVNNGIVLVDHINQLRRGGMLRSDAVVQGGRDRLRPILMTVGTTVLGLLPLCFGTTQIGGGGPAYFPMARAIVGGLVFSTVISLCVLPTIYVTLDDLGLWAKRRWQAASRVRRFGGRRKRVTGQGEAA; this comes from the coding sequence ATGATCTTTCTCTCTCTGCTGGTGCTAGGCGGGCTGTCTGCTCGCCTTCTGCCCCTGGAGATGCTGCCGTCGATTGATGCGCCGTTTCTGTTTATTGACATGCGTTATCCGGGGTCGACGCCACGTGAGACCGAACGGCTGATCACGCGGCCGGCGGAAGAGGCATTGGCGACCCTAAAAGGCGTTAAGTTCATCAACAGCAACTCAACGCCAGAGGGCTCGCAGGTTTTCATGGCGTTTGACTGGGGCAAAGACACCACCGTACAGGCGGTAGAAGCCCGAGAGCGCTTGGACGCAATCCGGGATGAGCTGCCGGCCGATCTGAGGCGCATCAACGTCTTCAAATTCAATACGTCCGATGAGGCGATGCTGACGCTGCGGATATCCAGCCAGCGAGATCTTTCCGAGTCGTATGAAATGCTGACGCGGAATCTCGTCAGGCCCATCGAGCGGCTTGAGGGTGTGGCTCGGGTCGAACTACAGGGTGTCGAACCGCGCGAGATCCGGATTGAGCTCTCAGCCGACCGGGTCGACGCAATGGGAATCAACCTGGGCGAGCTCAGTACGCGTCTGGAGGCAGCCAATTTTGCCGCCTCGGCGGGTCTCATCAGCGATGGCGGACAGCGTCTCCGAGTCAATCCTGTTGGCGAGTTTCGCAGTATCGATGAAATTCGTAACTTGGTTATCAACAGCAGAGGAACGCGGCTCGGCGACATTGCCAGTATCAGCTTTGAGCCCATGGAGCGGACCTACGAGCGTCACCTCGACCAGAACTACGCCATCGGCCTTGAGATTCACCGCGAGCGCGGGGCCAATCTTGTGGCGACCGCAGAACGAATTTTGGCGCAGGTTGCCGAGTCCGGAACGAGTGAAGAAATGCAGGGTATTGAGCTCTTTTTTCTCGAAAACCAGGCTGAAGGTGTCTTAAGCAGTCTTCAGGACCTTCTCAGTGCCGGACTCCTCGGTGCCTTGCTCTCAATGGTGGTCCTTTACCTGTTCTTGCGCAACGTTGTGACCACGCTGCTGGTTGCTCTAGCGGTTCCTATTTCGATTACCGTGGCGCTTGGGGCGATGTTCCTGGCTGGGTTTACGCTCAACATTCTTTCCATGATGGGCCTGATGCTCGCGGTAGGAATGTTGGTGGATAACGCGGTGGTTGTGAGTGAGGCGATTTTCACTGAGCGTGAGAAGACCCCAGACGATCCGGTTGGATCGGCGGAGCGAGGCGTGTCATCGGTCGGGCTGGCAGTACTTGCCGGAACACTGACTTCAATGGCGGTGTTTCTGCCAAATCTTTTTGGCGAGATGTCCGAGATCAAGATATTTCTACAGCATGTGGCGTTTGCGATCTGTCTGTCGCTGCTCATGTCGCTGGTGATAGCCCAGACCCTGATTCCACTGGTGACAACCCGAGTCAAGGCGCCGGCGGAGCGGAGGAGAAACTGGATCGATCGGCTGAAGGAACACTACGCCAGATTCCTGGGTTGGACGCTGGGTCACCGCTGGCCGGCATGGGGCGCCATCTTTCTAATTTTGTTTTCCGTGGCCAGTCCGATCAGCGTCGTCAAAACGGATATGTTCCCCAGTGAAGAAGATCGCGATCTGTTCCTGCGCTACAACCTGGATCAGCGGTATCCCCTCGACAAGGTTCGGCCCGCGGTCGACCTGATCGAAGACTACCTCTACGCGAATCAAGAGCGCTTCGAGATCGACAAGGTTTACACCTACTTCTCCGAAGACGGTGAGGCCCAGTCATCGATCCTGCTGAAGGACGTCGACAGCGCCAAGCTCTCGTCGGAAAAGATTAAGGAGATGATCCGCGAGGACCTGCCCAAGATTGCGATCGGTAAACCGAGCTTCGATCAGCAGCGTTCTGCCGGTGCTGAGGGTGTGTCTCTGTCGATTACCGGCGAGTCCAGCGAACGGCTGGCGGAGCTGGCTGACGGTGTAGTTTTTGCGCTGAGCCAGATCCGAGGCTTGGAGGATGTAAAAACCGATCTGGGTGCCGGAGATCGGGAGGTGTCGGTGACCGTGGACCGGGACAAAGCCGCACGCTACGGAATTAGCGCCCAAACGGTAGCACAGGCCATCGCGGTTGCGTTGCGCGGCACGCAGCTCTCCGATTACCGCGGGCCTGATGGAGAGGTGCCGGTCACACTGCGTTTTGCCGAATCCGACACGCAGACTGTGGACCATATCCAGTCACTAAAGCTGACGGCGAGTAACGGTCAGGAAGTGCCTTTGAGCGCGCTCGTGCGGATGGCGGTTCGTTCGGGCCCTCGCAATATCAATCGACAAGATCGAGAGACAGGGCTGGGCATCACCGCTACGTTAAACAACAAAACGATGGATCAAGCTCGTGACGATATCAAGCAGGTGATGGATCAGCTGCAGCTTCCCGCGGGTTATGGCTGGAAGTTTGGCCGAGGATTCCAGTTCAACGACGACACGGCCAACAAGATGGTCATCAACATTCTGCTTGCGATCCTGTTCATTTATATCATCATGGCGGCGCTGTTTGAGTCGGTGCTGCACCCGCTTTCGATTGTTTCCGGGATCATTTTTTCTGTTGTTGGGGTCTACTGGTTTTTCCTGCTGACCCAGACCACCTTTTCGCTGATGGCGCTAATTGGCATCCTGGTGTTAATTGGTGTTGTGGTGAACAACGGCATTGTGTTGGTCGACCATATCAACCAATTGCGCCGCGGCGGCATGCTCCGCAGCGACGCCGTAGTTCAAGGTGGGCGAGATCGGTTGCGCCCTATCCTGATGACCGTCGGCACGACGGTGCTGGGTCTACTGCCGCTTTGTTTTGGAACGACACAGATCGGTGGCGGGGGCCCTGCCTATTTCCCCATGGCGCGGGCGATTGTCGGCGGTCTGGTGTTCTCGACGGTCATCAGCCTGTGCGTGCTACCGACCATCTACGTGACGCTGGATGATCTCGGTCTTTGGGCCAAGCGCCGCTGGCAGGCGGCGAGTCGGGTTCGGCGTTTTGGTGGTCGCCGTAAGCGAGTGACCGGGCAGGGCGAAGCGGCTTAG
- a CDS encoding efflux RND transporter permease subunit, with the protein MSLIRVSTRRRVTVAMFSVLLLVFGVIALSELKVNLLPELSYPSLTVRTEFIGAAPEEIEKLVTQPVEEQVGVVKGVKNVRSVSRTGQADVMLEFAWGTDMDLASLDVREKLEVLQLPLSADRPVLLRFNPSTDPVLRLAFYSEKAEGFDENLLKQVRRFADEELKKRLEPIEGVAAVKISGGLEDEIQIQIDQRRLAQLNLSGSDVVNRLREENVNVSGGRLEQGTERYLVRTVNQFQTVDEIRDLVVSPAGGRPVYLRDVAQIQEGYKERQAIIRTNGRESVEIAVYKEGDANTVKVAEAVIARLEQLKETLPEDLQLVTVDDQSVFIRQSISDVTQAALFGGLLAVLIIYFFLGDAWPTLVISASIPLSIITTFFLMNMADLSLNIMSLGGIALAIGLLVDNAIVVLENISRHRRRGVSVLDASVNGTQEVSGAVFASTLTTVAVFLPLIFVEGIAGQLFKDQALTVTFALLVSLAVAMTVIPMLSSLRGESPLSFPEEEHPSSEPRTRAGRGMRASRTFVFSWLPTMVLSGCVIAGRAVGFALGWVLQWPAKLVMALFNLLARWYRAILPWSLNHRWVILLVATVAMALTVAQVPRLGAELIPQLVQGQFELTVKLSPGTPLKRSDEVVRLVQTAARDIDAIDEVHAVSGTGNRIDANPTESGENIGEVLVVMKRGTGPSDEAQAIERLRATVSSLPGVQAEFSRPALFSFSTPLEIEVLGFELNRLKEGGALIKAALGTSDRFADVRSSLEQGHPEIQILFDQERVAALGLTNRQVSDQVVQKIRGEVATRYSFRDRKIDVLVRAREDDRSSVDDVRDLIVNPASARPVTLGSVAEVVATEGPAEIHRVDQERAALISANLSYGSLKEGVEEAQALLDQLKLPYGVKYRVAGQSEEMDASFKSLAFALGLAVFLVYLVMASQFESLIHPLVILFSIPLAAVGAVAALTLTGTSLSVIVFIGLIMLAGIVVNNAIVLIDLINQLRAAGTSKRDAIIEAGHSRLRPIVMTTLTTTLGLVPLVLGVGEGAEMRAPMAITVIGGLLVSTLLTLVVVPVMYDLLDRKRSFAALEPIRPVEEGA; encoded by the coding sequence ATGAGTCTGATCCGTGTATCCACGCGTCGTCGCGTCACCGTGGCGATGTTCTCGGTGCTGTTGCTTGTGTTCGGCGTCATTGCGCTGTCCGAGCTTAAGGTCAACCTGCTGCCGGAGCTGTCGTACCCGTCGCTGACCGTCCGCACGGAGTTTATCGGCGCGGCCCCGGAAGAAATCGAAAAGCTGGTTACGCAACCGGTGGAAGAGCAGGTGGGCGTGGTGAAGGGCGTTAAGAACGTTCGTTCCGTGTCCCGCACCGGACAGGCGGACGTGATGCTCGAGTTTGCTTGGGGCACCGACATGGATCTCGCCAGCCTGGACGTGCGGGAGAAGCTGGAGGTGCTTCAGCTGCCGCTGTCCGCCGATCGGCCCGTTCTGCTGCGGTTTAATCCCTCGACCGATCCGGTGCTGCGGCTCGCCTTCTATTCAGAAAAGGCCGAAGGCTTTGACGAAAACCTGCTGAAACAGGTGCGGCGTTTCGCTGATGAGGAGCTCAAGAAACGCCTGGAGCCGATCGAGGGCGTGGCGGCCGTAAAAATCAGCGGCGGCCTCGAGGACGAAATTCAAATCCAGATCGACCAGCGGCGCCTCGCGCAGCTCAATCTGTCGGGCAGCGACGTTGTCAACCGGCTGCGGGAGGAGAACGTCAACGTGTCGGGCGGACGGCTGGAGCAGGGCACCGAACGCTACCTGGTCCGCACGGTCAACCAGTTTCAAACCGTAGACGAAATTCGCGATCTCGTGGTTTCACCGGCCGGCGGCCGGCCCGTTTACCTCCGCGACGTTGCTCAGATCCAGGAGGGCTACAAGGAACGCCAGGCGATCATTCGCACCAACGGGCGCGAATCTGTGGAAATTGCTGTTTACAAAGAGGGTGATGCCAACACGGTAAAAGTGGCTGAGGCGGTGATCGCCCGGCTTGAGCAGCTTAAAGAGACCCTGCCCGAAGACCTCCAGCTGGTGACCGTAGACGACCAGTCGGTTTTTATCCGCCAGTCCATCTCCGACGTGACTCAGGCGGCCCTGTTTGGCGGCCTGCTGGCGGTGCTGATCATTTATTTCTTCCTGGGAGACGCGTGGCCAACGCTGGTGATCTCGGCTTCGATTCCGCTGTCGATCATCACCACCTTTTTCCTGATGAACATGGCTGACCTGTCGCTGAACATTATGTCGCTCGGCGGTATCGCGCTGGCAATTGGACTACTGGTAGACAACGCCATTGTGGTTCTGGAGAACATCAGCCGCCATCGCCGACGGGGTGTCAGCGTGCTCGATGCGTCGGTCAACGGCACCCAGGAAGTATCCGGTGCGGTATTCGCCTCGACCCTGACCACCGTCGCCGTTTTCCTGCCTTTGATTTTTGTAGAGGGCATCGCCGGGCAGCTGTTCAAAGACCAGGCGCTGACCGTCACTTTTGCACTGCTGGTTTCCCTCGCCGTTGCGATGACCGTTATCCCGATGCTGTCATCGCTGCGTGGTGAGTCGCCGCTCAGTTTTCCGGAGGAGGAACATCCTTCGTCAGAACCTCGGACACGGGCGGGGCGGGGCATGCGTGCGAGCCGAACCTTCGTTTTCTCGTGGCTCCCGACGATGGTGCTAAGCGGCTGCGTCATTGCTGGAAGGGCAGTGGGCTTTGCCTTGGGCTGGGTCCTGCAGTGGCCCGCGAAACTGGTGATGGCGCTGTTTAACCTGCTCGCCCGCTGGTACCGCGCCATCCTGCCGTGGTCGCTCAACCATCGCTGGGTCATTCTGCTGGTCGCCACCGTAGCGATGGCGTTGACCGTCGCCCAGGTGCCGAGGCTGGGCGCTGAACTGATCCCGCAGTTGGTCCAAGGACAGTTTGAGCTAACCGTCAAACTCAGCCCCGGGACGCCGCTCAAACGCAGCGACGAGGTGGTGCGTTTGGTGCAGACCGCGGCCCGAGACATCGATGCTATCGACGAGGTGCACGCTGTGTCCGGTACCGGAAATCGCATCGACGCAAACCCGACCGAGTCTGGGGAGAACATCGGTGAGGTGCTCGTAGTGATGAAGCGCGGTACCGGGCCGAGCGATGAGGCCCAGGCGATCGAGCGGCTGCGCGCGACGGTCAGCTCGCTGCCGGGTGTCCAGGCTGAATTTTCCCGTCCGGCCCTGTTCAGCTTCTCGACGCCCCTGGAAATCGAAGTGCTCGGCTTCGAACTCAACCGGTTGAAAGAGGGCGGCGCGTTGATCAAGGCGGCGCTTGGCACCTCAGATCGATTCGCGGATGTGCGGTCCAGCCTGGAACAGGGCCACCCGGAGATCCAGATCCTGTTTGATCAGGAGCGGGTCGCAGCCCTCGGCCTGACCAACCGACAGGTGTCCGATCAGGTTGTGCAGAAGATCCGCGGCGAGGTGGCGACCCGTTACAGTTTCCGCGACCGCAAGATCGACGTGCTGGTGCGGGCCCGCGAGGACGACCGAAGCTCGGTTGACGACGTGCGGGATCTGATCGTGAATCCAGCGAGCGCCAGGCCCGTCACCCTGGGATCGGTCGCTGAGGTGGTGGCCACGGAGGGTCCTGCGGAGATCCATCGAGTCGACCAGGAGCGTGCAGCACTCATCTCGGCCAACCTGAGTTACGGCAGTTTGAAAGAGGGCGTGGAGGAAGCTCAAGCCCTGCTGGATCAGCTGAAGCTGCCGTACGGCGTGAAGTACCGGGTTGCCGGGCAAAGTGAGGAGATGGACGCGTCGTTCAAGTCATTGGCGTTTGCTCTGGGGCTGGCCGTGTTCCTGGTGTATCTGGTGATGGCATCGCAGTTCGAGTCGCTCATCCACCCGCTGGTCATTCTCTTTTCCATTCCACTGGCGGCGGTGGGTGCGGTGGCGGCGCTGACGCTCACCGGCACCTCGCTGAGCGTGATCGTATTTATTGGACTGATCATGTTGGCTGGGATTGTGGTGAATAACGCCATTGTGCTGATCGATCTGATCAACCAGCTGCGCGCTGCGGGCACCAGTAAACGAGATGCGATTATCGAGGCTGGTCACTCGCGGCTGCGGCCGATTGTGATGACCACCCTGACCACAACGCTGGGCTTGGTGCCGCTCGTTCTGGGGGTCGGCGAGGGGGCCGAGATGCGTGCGCCCATGGCGATCACGGTGATCGGCGGGCTGCTGGTGTCCACACTGCTGACGCTGGTGGTTGTGCCGGTCATGTACGACCTGCTGGATCGGAAGCGAAGCTTTGCGGCGCTAGAGCCGATCCGACCGGTGGAGGAGGGGGCGTGA
- a CDS encoding efflux RND transporter periplasmic adaptor subunit: protein MKVWWKAAGAAMLILGLVACGGASEEGQANADESSDEKEELAVPVEVASVGTGRVFAAYNGTTLLEADREADVVAKTPGVVLKLLVEEGDQVVPGQVVAELDRERLDLEVARAEATLARLENDFRRSSELKEKKLISAEAFERSRFDFETEKASYEMQKLELSYTKVRSPIGGVVSERMVKIGNLVNLHDPLFRVHNFDPLLAVIYVPERELSALSTGQPVELQVDALAEETFEGELARISPVVDPQTGTFKVTIEMPQPDPRLKPGMFGRVSVVYDEHDEAITIPQDALVVEDKERYVYRVVGQRAERVDVQVGYTTDGVVEILQGLEPGEQVVTAGKGSIADETLLDVINLPDPDSASVLAERIAETETNG from the coding sequence ATGAAAGTTTGGTGGAAAGCCGCAGGGGCGGCAATGTTGATCTTGGGTTTGGTTGCCTGCGGCGGTGCGTCGGAAGAGGGTCAAGCTAACGCCGATGAATCGTCTGACGAAAAAGAAGAGCTGGCGGTGCCTGTTGAGGTCGCCTCAGTCGGCACCGGTCGTGTGTTTGCGGCCTATAACGGTACGACGCTGCTGGAAGCGGACCGTGAAGCGGACGTCGTCGCAAAAACCCCCGGCGTGGTGCTGAAGCTGCTGGTTGAAGAGGGGGACCAGGTGGTCCCGGGCCAGGTCGTTGCGGAACTCGATCGTGAGCGCCTCGACCTCGAGGTGGCGCGCGCCGAGGCGACGCTTGCTCGCCTTGAGAACGATTTTCGTCGGTCGAGTGAGCTGAAAGAAAAGAAATTGATCAGCGCCGAGGCCTTTGAGCGTTCACGCTTTGACTTTGAAACCGAAAAAGCCTCTTACGAGATGCAAAAGCTCGAACTGAGCTACACCAAGGTGCGGTCTCCGATCGGCGGTGTGGTTTCCGAGCGGATGGTGAAGATTGGCAACCTGGTTAATCTCCACGACCCGTTGTTCCGGGTTCATAACTTTGACCCGCTGCTGGCGGTGATTTACGTACCGGAGCGTGAGCTTTCGGCGCTGAGTACTGGTCAGCCAGTCGAACTACAGGTTGATGCGCTGGCCGAGGAAACCTTCGAGGGTGAGCTTGCCCGAATCAGTCCGGTAGTGGACCCACAAACGGGTACGTTTAAAGTCACCATCGAGATGCCCCAGCCCGATCCTCGCCTGAAGCCCGGTATGTTCGGCCGCGTCAGCGTCGTTTACGACGAACACGATGAGGCCATCACCATTCCGCAGGACGCGCTGGTTGTGGAAGACAAGGAGCGCTACGTCTATCGCGTCGTCGGCCAGCGGGCCGAGCGCGTTGACGTGCAGGTCGGCTATACCACTGACGGTGTGGTGGAGATTCTTCAGGGGCTTGAGCCGGGTGAGCAGGTGGTCACCGCAGGCAAAGGCAGTATCGCGGACGAAACGTTGCTAGACGTCATCAACCTGCCAGATCCTGACAGCGCGTCGGTACTTGCCGAGCGAATCGCCGAAACCGAAACCAACGGCTAA
- a CDS encoding c-type cytochrome yields the protein MKSNAARFLAGLTLVVVSASSSLWAQDNTQQGDPARGAVKAYTCTGCHGIPGYNNAYPTYHVPKIGGQNYQYIVAALKAYRDEQRNHPTMLAQAGSMSDLDIQDIAAYFVSLEGSEPKPEYFPKGDAAAGEGKIQLCIACHGADGNGIDPQYPRLAGQYGDYLVKALQDYKSGARVNAIMAGFATNLSLEDMRDLAAYYAAKPGLIDLKIE from the coding sequence TTGAAATCAAATGCCGCCAGATTTCTGGCCGGGCTGACGCTGGTCGTCGTGTCCGCCAGCAGTAGCCTGTGGGCTCAGGACAACACCCAGCAGGGCGACCCTGCGCGGGGTGCGGTCAAGGCCTATACCTGTACCGGGTGCCACGGCATTCCAGGCTACAACAACGCTTATCCGACTTATCACGTACCGAAGATCGGGGGGCAAAACTACCAATACATCGTCGCGGCGCTCAAAGCCTACCGCGATGAGCAGCGGAACCACCCCACCATGCTCGCCCAGGCCGGCAGCATGAGTGACTTAGACATCCAAGACATCGCTGCCTATTTTGTTTCGCTCGAGGGCAGCGAACCGAAGCCTGAGTATTTTCCCAAAGGGGACGCGGCCGCAGGCGAAGGCAAGATTCAGCTGTGTATTGCCTGCCACGGTGCTGACGGCAACGGCATCGACCCGCAGTATCCTCGGCTGGCGGGCCAGTATGGGGACTACCTGGTGAAAGCGCTTCAGGACTATAAGTCCGGCGCCAGGGTCAACGCCATCATGGCTGGCTTTGCGACCAACCTGAGTCTGGAAGATATGCGGGATCTGGCGGCCTATTACGCCGCGAAACCCGGCTTGATCGACCTGAAAATCGAGTAA
- a CDS encoding NifU family protein: MIDVQASAQEYFRKLIAQQDIEGLALRLMVSQPGTPAASCELSFCEPADAQASDQRVPLEGFDLYIESASIPFLDAAEMAFEKDATGGELVVKAPNLRGSEPDDDAAVKDRIEYLLAAEVNPSLASHGGQVSLVSVTDDGVATLLFGGGCHGCGMVNVTLKEGVEKTLKKHIPEITEVRDATDHSTGENPYY; this comes from the coding sequence ATGATCGACGTTCAGGCGTCTGCCCAGGAATACTTTCGTAAACTCATCGCTCAGCAGGATATCGAAGGCCTGGCGCTGAGGCTGATGGTCAGCCAGCCCGGCACCCCCGCGGCCTCCTGTGAGCTGAGCTTCTGTGAGCCCGCGGATGCGCAGGCCAGCGATCAGCGCGTTCCGCTTGAAGGGTTTGATCTGTATATCGAATCCGCATCGATACCGTTTCTCGACGCGGCCGAAATGGCGTTTGAAAAGGACGCAACGGGCGGCGAGCTCGTGGTCAAAGCACCCAACCTGAGAGGTTCCGAGCCGGACGATGACGCGGCGGTGAAAGACCGCATCGAATACCTGCTCGCGGCCGAGGTTAATCCGTCGCTGGCGTCCCACGGGGGGCAGGTTTCCCTGGTGTCAGTAACCGACGACGGTGTCGCGACGCTGCTGTTTGGCGGTGGGTGTCACGGCTGCGGCATGGTCAACGTCACGCTAAAGGAAGGCGTTGAGAAAACGCTGAAAAAGCACATTCCGGAAATCACCGAAGTCCGGGACGCCACCGATCATTCGACGGGCGAGAATCCGTACTACTGA
- a CDS encoding alpha/beta hydrolase-fold protein, whose protein sequence is MYQRIDGLLKLSHNADEGQGASGGRRDGTISFMTNPHHNRFYDMAPRIVRLEHRSEVLAGNPWNDPVARQVQVYLPPGYEQGDQAYPVIWYLAAYTNSGASCGNWRGFEEGVFQRVERLITSEAMGPVIVAAPDCFTALGGNQYLDSPALGNYASYLHRELVPLIDRQFRTLPGREHRAVLGKSSGGYGALNSVMQFPQYWGAMASHAGDMGFEWVYKPEFPACALRLSKAGSVDRFIQQFWASEKRGAAEFSTLMCLCLAASYDPDLENPRQLRLPFDLETLELDPKRWQRWKEHDPLEMLESYLHPLKSLRAIHVDCGDMDEYQIQFGNRRYHKALQRLGVPHHYEEFQGTHRRLDHRLDISLPVLYEAIKA, encoded by the coding sequence TTGTACCAGCGCATTGACGGGCTACTTAAGCTTTCTCACAATGCCGACGAAGGCCAGGGCGCCTCCGGCGGCCGGCGCGACGGTACTATTTCTTTTATGACAAACCCACACCACAACCGGTTTTACGACATGGCCCCGCGGATTGTTCGACTCGAGCATCGATCGGAGGTGCTGGCCGGTAACCCCTGGAACGATCCGGTGGCCCGGCAGGTCCAGGTCTACCTGCCGCCGGGCTACGAGCAGGGTGACCAGGCCTATCCGGTGATCTGGTACTTGGCCGCTTACACCAACAGCGGTGCGTCGTGTGGCAATTGGCGCGGCTTTGAGGAGGGGGTTTTTCAACGCGTCGAACGCCTGATTACCAGCGAAGCCATGGGGCCCGTGATTGTGGCCGCTCCGGATTGTTTTACCGCGTTGGGCGGAAACCAGTATCTCGACAGTCCGGCGCTCGGCAACTACGCCAGCTATCTCCACCGCGAGCTGGTGCCTTTGATCGACCGCCAGTTCCGGACGCTGCCCGGCCGAGAGCATCGGGCTGTCCTGGGAAAGTCTTCCGGCGGCTACGGTGCGCTCAACAGCGTCATGCAGTTCCCGCAGTACTGGGGCGCCATGGCGTCTCATGCCGGCGACATGGGTTTTGAGTGGGTCTACAAACCGGAGTTTCCCGCCTGCGCGCTGCGGCTCAGCAAGGCGGGCAGCGTCGACCGATTCATTCAACAGTTCTGGGCGAGCGAGAAGCGGGGCGCCGCCGAATTCTCAACGTTGATGTGCCTCTGCCTGGCCGCTTCCTATGATCCCGATCTAGAGAACCCGCGGCAGCTTAGGCTGCCGTTTGATCTCGAGACGCTTGAACTCGATCCGAAACGCTGGCAGCGATGGAAAGAACATGATCCGCTGGAAATGCTCGAGAGTTATCTCCATCCCTTGAAATCTTTACGAGCCATCCACGTCGATTGCGGTGATATGGACGAATATCAGATTCAGTTCGGCAACCGCCGCTACCACAAAGCGCTGCAGCGCCTGGGCGTGCCGCACCACTACGAAGAGTTCCAGGGGACCCACCGGCGACTGGACCATCGACTCGATATCTCCCTGCCGGTGCTTTATGAGGCTATCAAGGCATGA
- a CDS encoding 4a-hydroxytetrahydrobiopterin dehydratase has protein sequence MTQSDLTTKTCAPCEGGTQPLDPDQTAELLPQISGWTLTPEGAIERRYRFDNYYQTMAFVNALAFIAHTEDHHPDLAVSYDSCTVSYITHAIGGLSENDFICAAKVNRLLGP, from the coding sequence ATGACCCAGTCAGATCTCACGACCAAGACGTGCGCCCCCTGCGAGGGCGGCACCCAACCGCTGGATCCGGACCAAACCGCTGAGTTGCTCCCGCAGATTAGTGGATGGACACTCACGCCGGAAGGCGCGATCGAGCGCCGTTACCGCTTTGACAACTACTACCAAACGATGGCGTTTGTGAACGCCCTGGCTTTTATTGCGCACACCGAAGACCACCACCCGGACCTGGCGGTCAGCTATGACAGCTGCACGGTTTCCTACATCACCCACGCGATCGGCGGGCTGTCAGAAAACGACTTTATCTGCGCCGCCAAGGTCAATCGACTGCTCGGTCCTTGA